TAATTCAAGGGTATAGTGTCATAGGTGTTTTCTCTTGGTACAAAAGGACTGGAAAAATTTATGAACTGGAGCTATAGTGGGTCAAATGCGAAATGGGGCGTGGTTTGTTTTATTACTGGCTGTGTTTCCTTTTAATGTGGCGGCGCGTTTTCCCCTTACGAATAGTGCGGGGGTGGTTGACGCCGCAAACGGCACCCATTCGGTTCGATTCTTTGGGACTCACATGGCCGGCCCGGTTGTTAACGGTAATGGCCAGGCGTCCATTGGATTTTTTGATGCCGACTATTACACGTTTGTGGATTTTCAATCATCAGGGTTGCCGCTGAAAGTTACGCCGGATCCGAACGTGATTTGTACGGGGACCTTATTGCCCTCTCCGGATCGATCGTTTCGTGTGGCGTGGACCGATGGGGCCAATGGTGTTCCCGTTCGCTATGAATTTTATTCGGGGACGTCCGTTAACGATTTGGTTTTGGTGAGTGACCAGGCAGGGTTGGAAATCACTCTTACCCAACTGGACTATTTGAAGGGTTACGTTTGGCGGGTCACGGCGTACGACGTTTACGGTCGTCGAACAGAGAGTGACCTTTACCCCTTTTCCCTTTCCCCTCCTGTTGGAGATAAAATTTATTGCGCACCCAACCCGTTCCGGGCGGGAGTGGAGACCACGACGTTCTTCTTCTTTTTGGCCGGGTCCGGTGGCGCACGTATTGATATTTATTCCATGCCTCACCAGGATCTGGTGTACAGCACGCGGCTGGATGGTTTGTCCCCCGGGATCCATGTTTTTACCTATGACGGCCGCGATGCCGAGAGGCGCATTTTGCACAGTGGTCTCTATGTGGCTCACATTAAACTGACGTCTGACAACCACGAATCCCAACAACGTGTTAAATTTATCGTCGCCCGTTAAAATTTTCATATCGTTTCTTGTCCTCTTTTCGGGAGTCGAGGCGACCGCCGATACAGCCAATTTTCTCTCCCATGGGCCCGGGGCGAAGGCCCAGTCTTTGGGGGAATCCTTTGTGGCGATTGCGGACGATCCGTCTGCCGCGTATTGGAACCCGGCCGGGATTCGACACCAAAACTCTTCTGTGATGATGGAACACACGCCGATTGAGGACGGGGGGCGCCTGAATTTTGCGGGTGGATCTCTTCCGATCGATAACGTGGCGTTTGGGTTCGGGGTGTATCAATTCTTTACCGGAGGCGTGGAGGGCCGTGCGTCCATCGGCGCGGCGCCAACAACCCTGAGCGTTTCCCAGACCGTCTATTTCCTCCCTATCGCCGCCTCAACGCGCTTGGGGGACATCGGGATAGGTTTTAAACGGTTGGAAAACCATTTTGGAACTTACAACAAGGCCGCCCAGGGCATCGATGTCGGGATCCTCAGAGAATTTGATTGTGCAACGGCTTCTTGGATGGGGTGTCCCAAATTGTCTTTTGGTGCTGTGGCGCGGAACCTCATTGAGCCAAAATTTAATACGAGTGGGGGGGACGAAATCTATCCTCGAGAGTACAGTCTTGGGGCCAGTTTGCATGGGCGACTTCGCCAGAAATATGATCCCGCTCTAAACGCTACGGTTTACGACACGGCTCGGTTTACGCTGGACGACGTTATTTCTTCGGACGGATCCCAATCGATTCGTGTGGGGGGGGAATATGTTTATCGGAAAGTTTTGGCCATGCGATTCGGTTGGAACGATGGGGTTTCCGCGGGACTGGGGATACAACCGTTCGGCAACGCATTTCTGTTGGATTACGCCATGTCCTTCTACGATCTGGATCTGCAACACAAAGTATCGATGACTTATCGATTTCAAAGTAAGAAACGGAAAGGGGAGGGTACCGCGGCTGACGCCATGTGCCCTGACATTCTTAAAGAGCAGTATGAAAGGCGTCGGGACGGAAACCTTATCTTACGTGACTGGAAAACCCCATTGTTTAGAAAATGAATTTTGTTTATTGTAGCGTTTTGCCGTAGCTTCGGCGGATGAGCCGATCGGCGAGGGAGGGAAAAATGGCACTGATCCATGTGCCGGGTCGGATCCACCAGGGGACATAGATTTCAATTGATTTCTTTTCCACTGCCTTGACGACCGCTCGGGCGGCGCGATGGGCTGAAACGCGGGAGGACTCCCTCTGAGGATAGCCGGGCGGTAATCGACTTCTGTCAAGAGTGTTGGGCATTTCGGTGTCTGTCCCACCCGGGAGGACGAGACTGAGCGAAATCCCTTTCGGTTTTAGTTCCAACCGTAAACTTTCTGTAAATCCCAAAAGCGCAAACTTACTGGCGGCATAGGCCCCCATAAAAGGCAGTCCTCGTCGACTGACGCCGGACCCCACCTGAACAATGTGTCCGGCACCCTGTTTTTCCATGATCGGGACGGCGGCCCGCACGGTTTCAATCGTGGCCCAAAAATTGGTTTCAAAAATCTCCCGCATTTCATTCACGGGCATGGCCATGAACAGCGCCATCCGCAAAATACCCGCGTTATTGACCAAAACGTCCAGACGCCCGAAATAGGACGCCGCGCTTAAAACCAGGGCGCGGGCTTCGTCCGGTTTGGAAATGTCCGCGGGCAAGATCAGGGGGGAATGTCCACCGGCTTTTGCGATCTCTTCGGCGAGAGAGTCCAAGCGGTCTTTGCGCCGGGCTGTTAAAGCAAGTCGCCATCCCCGCGAAGACAAGATCTTTGCTGCTTCCCGTCCGATGCCAGAGGAGGCCCCGGTGACAAGAGCGACTTTTGACGTGCTGTTATTCATTAACGGTTATTCCCGCTGTGAGATGAGGTGGCCCAACGAGATGGATGAACGGAAGTCTTCCATCGACAACATTCCCTCACCCTCCCCTCTCCCTCCAGAGGGAGAGGGACTCCCTTTTTTAGAACCGTCTTTATGTCCATTTTATCATTCCTCTCCAAAATAGTTACACATCATAGGGGCGGAATTTGTTGGTGATGGGCATACGACGGTCACGGCCGAAGGCCCGGGGCGTAATTTTAATTCCGGGGGGTGCTTGCCGGCGCTTGTATTCCATGGCGTCAATGGTGCGAAGTGTTTTAGCCGCGACGCCGGGCTCAATACCCTTTTTAACGATCTCGGCCAACCCCTTGTTCTCCTCTACATGCTGGGAAATGATGGTGTCCAAGATATCGTAGGGCGGAAGGGTATCTTGATCTTTTTGATGGGGCCGAAGTTCGGCTGTGGGCGCTCGAGTGATCGTGGTCGGCGGAATCACGGGTTTCTTGGTTTGAGCGTTTCGCCAGTGGGCGAGCTCATACACAGTGGTTTTGGGAATGTCTTTAATAACCGCAAACCCGCCCACGGAATCCCCATAAAGTGTGAAATAACCTGCGGAGATCTCGGATTTGTTCCCCGTGGTCAAGACCAGCCACCCGAACTTATTGGATAGGGCCATGAGAAATGTTCCCCGCACGCGGGATTGGAGGTTTTCTTCCGTGACGTCGATGGGTCGGCCAGTGAACAGGGAATTGAGGGCCTTTAAAAAGGATTGGACCGTGTCTTCGATCCCCACCGTAAGGAAATCAATGTCCAGGTTTTCCGCCAACTGTTCCGCGTCACCCCGTGTTTCGACCGAATTGAATCGGGAAGGTAACGACACGCCGACCACATTTTCTTTTCCCAGGGCGTCCACAGCAATGGTGGCCACGAGAGCGGAATCGATTCCGCCGGAAAGGCCGATGACAACCTTACTGAAACCGTTCTTTTTTACGTAGTCTTGGATCCCGAGCGTTAGCGCGGTATAAATTTCCTCTACTTTTCCAAGAGAGCGGGTGGGCTCGGATGGGAGGGGCGGATGGTCCCGTTCAGGGAGGGAAATGGAGATGTCGGCCGATCGGCCGCGAACGCGGGGAAGGGAGAGGTCCGTGAGGAGCAGATGTTCCTTGAACAGGGGTGCCTGGGCCACCAGGTTTCCCCGCCGGTCCATGACCCCGCTTCCCCCATCGTAAACCAATTCGTCCTGTCCCCCGACCATATTGCAATAGGCGAGGGCCGTCCCGCATTCACGACTTTTTTTCTGCAAGACGGTGAGACGTAGTTTCGTTTTCCCCGCGTGATAGGGGCTCGCGGATAAATTAAGGATCAGGGAAGCCCCTTTTTCCGCCGCGGCCAGCGCCGGGCCTTTCGGACGCCAAATATC
The Elusimicrobiota bacterium genome window above contains:
- a CDS encoding SDR family NAD(P)-dependent oxidoreductase; translated protein: MNNSTSKVALVTGASSGIGREAAKILSSRGWRLALTARRKDRLDSLAEEIAKAGGHSPLILPADISKPDEARALVLSAASYFGRLDVLVNNAGILRMALFMAMPVNEMREIFETNFWATIETVRAAVPIMEKQGAGHIVQVGSGVSRRGLPFMGAYAASKFALLGFTESLRLELKPKGISLSLVLPGGTDTEMPNTLDRSRLPPGYPQRESSRVSAHRAARAVVKAVEKKSIEIYVPWWIRPGTWISAIFPSLADRLIRRSYGKTLQ
- a CDS encoding NAD+ synthase; this translates as MIRLGLAQINPTVGDLAGNIAKILSFSQTAQKEGADLVLFPEMALTGYPPEDLLFEPLFLTKTEKALHSLMKAVPRDLLVVVGAPEGKVGALYNAAFALFGGKIRARYHKWFLPNYGVFDEERYFREGIQPTILDLGEVRLGLTICEDIWRPKGPALAAAEKGASLILNLSASPYHAGKTKLRLTVLQKKSRECGTALAYCNMVGGQDELVYDGGSGVMDRRGNLVAQAPLFKEHLLLTDLSLPRVRGRSADISISLPERDHPPLPSEPTRSLGKVEEIYTALTLGIQDYVKKNGFSKVVIGLSGGIDSALVATIAVDALGKENVVGVSLPSRFNSVETRGDAEQLAENLDIDFLTVGIEDTVQSFLKALNSLFTGRPIDVTEENLQSRVRGTFLMALSNKFGWLVLTTGNKSEISAGYFTLYGDSVGGFAVIKDIPKTTVYELAHWRNAQTKKPVIPPTTITRAPTAELRPHQKDQDTLPPYDILDTIISQHVEENKGLAEIVKKGIEPGVAAKTLRTIDAMEYKRRQAPPGIKITPRAFGRDRRMPITNKFRPYDV